In the genome of Deinococcus humi, the window GCGTGCTTCAGAAGGACCTGACGCACGTCGTCTACGGTGAGCGTCTGTATCAGGGGGCGGCTCAGGGCCAGGGTCACGGCTGCCTCGTCGTGGAGTGGCTGAGTGCGCAGCGCCACGCCAATGATCTGCGACGGCCCGCCGTGGAGCGGCCACACGCTGACCTTCTGGGGGGCGCCGTGGTCAGGCGTGTAGGCCAGGCTGGTCTGGGCGCTGTCTTCCCGGACTGCCCGGGCACAGGCCGCCTGGAGCTCAGGCGCCCAGCCCTTCAGCGGCTGTCCTGACAGCTTGTCCACCGAGAATCCACTCAGCGCTGCGAACGCGGCATTGACGTGGGCGAGCCGCAGGTCGGCAGTGAGCACGGCGACTGGCAGCGCACCTGCGTGTTCCCCCTCCAGTGCAGCGAAGCTGCTGCGCAGAAGTGGGGCCTGAGTGTCAGGAGTCACGTTAGAAAGTGTAGTGCCGCGGGCGTGGCCTGGAACACGGGCACCCCGAGGCCGCGCGGTGCCCAGAACCGGCGGCATATCGTCCGCGCTGAAGGCTGAAGCTCGCGGTGTTCCATACAGCGCCCGCCCAACTCGCTCGCCCGCAGGGAAAGCCCGGTGCAGGGTCAGGCGTTCACGGACCCTGTCCAGAACGCCGAGAGCTCGGCTGCCTGGCGGCGGCCCTGTGCCCGCCCCGCCCGGGCCGTCTCCTCACGCCGCGCTGGGTCCAGCACGTTGGGCCCGATGGCCTCCACGGATGCGGCGTCCGGTTCGGCCACCAGGACCGCCGAGCCCGCTCCTTCCAGGGCGGCCACCTCACGGGGCAGTGTGGACTGGGGCCCAGGCGGCAGGAGGGACAAGACCAGGACCCGCTGTGCGCCCATGGCCAGGTCCGCATTGGTCACCGACCGGACCCCGCCGTCCATGTACCGGTGACCCTCGATGGTCATGGGCGGCCAGACCCCCGGTACCGCGCAGCTCGCGGCCACCGCGTCGGTCAGGGACACGCCAGCGTCCCGGTCAAAAAAGCGCGGCTCGCCTGTTTCCGCATCGACCGCCACGATCACGAGACGCTCCGCCGGCCACTTGGGACTCGGCAGCCGTGAGGCGATGATGGCCCGGCGCTCGGCCTCAGGCACGCTAGAGGCGCCCAGAGCCAGTTGCCCGATGCGCCGGCGAATCGCTGTGGGATCGGGGCCGACCTCCTGCATCAGCGCCGCGAAGGTGCGGCCCAGGGCGGCGGCGTCGAAGTCGGCGGCCCGTTCCGCGGAGGATTCGAGCTGACGGGCATACAGCTGTTCCAGAGGTGCTCCGCTGGTGATCTGCGCCCCGACAGAGGAGCCTGCCGAGGTGCCCACCACCAGATCGGCATTTCGCAGGTCAAGTCCCTCGTCGAGTAAACCTGTCAGGAAGCCCAGGCCCCAGGCAATGCCGGTGACGCCCCCGCCACCCAGTACCAGCGCACGTTCAAGGGTCATCGGTTCATCATGCCGCGTCCGGGGAGGAACGACAAACCCGTGAGCCCTGGAGAGCAGGACACTGCCGTCTGTGCGCTGGCACGTGCAGACGATTTCCACCCTGGATCGCCTCCAGGAGGAACTGCGGCCCCGATCCGCCCTGCTCCGGTCCCTGAAGCGGTCACCATAAAATGATTCCTGCGTGGTCCGGGGGAGCCAGGCACACTTGCAAGATCAGGATGAATCTGTTGGACGCAGGAGTTCAGGCCGCTCCCTTGCGCCCATGATGGGTAGTGGAAAAGGAGACCCACATGAAGACCAGAAGCATCGTCCCGTGGATCGTGGCGCTCGGCGCGGCGGGTGGATGGCTGTATTCCCGCCGCGCCGCGTCGTATGCGCGGCTTCATCCCGAGCTGCGCCATCCCCTCTTGCGGCTGCGTCATCCCGCGTTCACGCGAATGCTCGTTTCGGTCATGCGCCGCGTGACGCGCGCCGTGCCAGACCCGACAGACGTGGAGTTTGAGCGGCGCGACATCGCGGGGCCCGCGGGCTCACCAGCTGTCCCGGTGCTGCTGTACCGGCCGCTCGATGGGCAGCGGAACACGGCGGCGCTGCTGTACATCCACGGTGGTGGGTTTATCTCAGGTTCGGCCCAGGACTACCACCAGCAATGCGCGCGCTTCGCGAACGAGCTCGGACTGCTGGTCGTGAACGTGGAATACCGTTTGGCCCTGGAAGCGCCGTTCCCCGCACCGTTGGAGGATTGCTACGCCGCGCTGAAGTGGATGAGCGACCATGCCGCCAGGCTGGGCCTCGACCCTGAACGCATCGCCCTGGCAGGGGACAGCGCCGGCGCCGGGCTGGCTGCGGGTCTGGCGCAACTTGCGCACGACCGCGGCGAGGTGAAGCCTGCCTTTCAGCTGCTGCTGTATCCAATGCTGGACGACCGCACGGTCCTCCGTGAACAGCACGGCGGCCGGGGAGAGTTCGTGTGGACCCCCGGGTCCAACCGGCTGGGGTGGACCACCTACCTCGGCCATCCGCCGGTCCCGGAGCAGGCGCCGGAGTATGCGGCGCCTGCCCGGCGGACGGACCTGCGGGGGCTCGCGCCGGCGTGGATCGGCGTTGGGACGCTAGACCTGTTTTACCTCGAGGACAGGACGTACGCGCAGCGCCTGACGCAGGCGGACGTGCCATGCGAGTTCTTTGAAGTGGAGGGCGGATACCACGCGAGCGAGCTGTTCATGCCCGGCGCCTCGGTGTCGGGGGTTTTCCTAGACCGGAGCAGACAGGCCTTGCGGCGAGGACTGCGTCTGGAGCATCAGAACGGCGGGCCTTCGTCCTGAGGGGATCCGCACGCGTGACTGTCATCCTCAATTACGGCCAGTCCTTTGGGCTGCAGGAAAGCATGCATCATCGGCTGGTCATCCTGTCTTCGGTACGGTAACTGGGCAAGGAGCCAATATGCCCCAGGAATCCGACAGGTCCACCCCCCCTCAACCAACGTCTCAGGAACGGGTCTATGTTCTCCGCATCTGGCGTGAACCCGGCGTCCATGCCAGTGGACTGACCTGGCGAGCCTCCCTGCGGGAAGGGACTCTCGCACAGAGGCGCTACTTTGCCAGCATCGACGACTGCATTGACCATCTGTACAGCGAATTCACCCGCTCATGAGGGCCGTTGTGTTCTGGTGGACCTCAACTCGCACCACACAGCCCCAGGCGTGCTGCTGCACCCAGCATGGTCCGTTGACCAGCGTCCTGGGGCAGGTTGCTCTGGTCTCCGTCCTATTCGGTCACGCGGTCAGGCACGCCGCTGGCCCCATTCCAAAGGAAGTCTCACCATGAACCTGAAGTCTCTGGGATACCGCACAGACCTGATTTTCGCGCGCTTCCGTGGCCGAGTGACTGAGCTGGAAGAGGCCGTCGCTGTCGTGAATCCCCGCAGCCCCGCGCATTATTTCGGCAATCTGCTTATCTTTCACAGGCCACCGCAGCCCGGCGACCTGGCCCATTGGGAGGCGCTGTTCGCGCAGCACGTCGGCCAGCCGCCAGCGACTCCGCATCGCCTGTTCGGTTGGGACGTTCCGGTGACCCAGGCACCTCAGCTGGACGAGTTCCTTGAGGCTGGCTATCAACTGGAAGAGAACATCGTCATGGCGGCGCCACAGCTGCATGCCCCGCCGCGCCCCAACAGCAACGCACAGTACCGGCCGCTGGCAGATGTGGACGAGGAATGGGTGCAGGCCCTGGACAATCAGGTCGCCAGCCGGGAAGACGGACACGACGAGGAACGTTACCGCCGCTTCAAGGAAACGCAACTGCAGGGCCTGCGTGAAATGTGCCGTGCGGGCCAGGGCTTCTGGTACGGCGCTTTTCTGGACGGCCGGCTGGTGGCGGACCTGGGGGTGTTTTCCGATGGCGGTGAACTGCTCCGTTATCAGAGTGTCGGCACCGATCCGGCCCACCGCAGGCAGGGGCTGTGTGCATCGCTGACGTTCTTCGCCGGTGAGCATGCCCGCCAGCACTTCGGTGCCCGTAAGCTGGTAATCGTGGCCGACGACCATGCGAGTGCAAAACGTGTGTACGCATCTGTCGGTTTTGAGACTGTGGAACGTCAGCAACTGCTGCTTTCTAGCAGGACGTAACCCGCCTGCCCTGACCGTGCTGGTTCAGGCGGATCAGTCGTGCCCCTCCGCATAACGGCTCCGAGAAGACACCCTCGAGGTCCGAAGGAGTCGCCTCCTGTCTGGTCCTTGCCTGCGGAATGATCAGTCTCCACCGGAGCAGGTCAGGGTGCTCATCTGGCTGGAATCCCGAGCATCCAACGTCCCAGATCTCGGTCAGCACGCATTCCAGAGAGAATTTGACATTGGTCCATAGGGCTGCGAAGACGGAGCGCCCCATCCAGTAATTCAACCGCGCCGCCGCCCAACAGATCGTTCCCGCACAGAGCCGCCGATCACGCTGTGGTCAGGGGAGCCAGGGTCAACCGTAGGAGGTGCTCCTGACCGTCCGGGCTGGCCAGGGCGCGGTAGCGGCGGTGAAGGTCACGCAGTTCCCGCTGGAGCGCCTTGGCGTCAGCTGGACGCAGGGTCATGGTCGTCGTGTTGTCCCAGATCGCCGGGTACGCTTCCTCCAGCAGCACGTCCAGTAAGCCTCCCGGCCCCGGCACGCGGCCGCCGTCTGGCGGGAAGGGCAGCAGGGTATGGCTGTGCAGTCCACCCTCGTCTCCGGAGGTATACAGCCCGAACCAGCGCGGATCCTCACCCAGTTCGCTCCAGGCGCGGGTCAGCTTGTCCAGCGTCGAGCGCCGCGCGTTGTCAAGAGAATCTTCGTAGAGCGACTGCACGGACGCGGCGTCTGTCGCTGTGAACGGCACAAAGTATTGCCGGGAGGTCGCGCGGTAATGCCGCACAGCGCGTCCGGCCCGGGCCTCTGTGCGTGTGACCTCCAACAGGCCCAGACGCTGGAACTGCCGCACGCGGTAAAGCATGGCGTTTGTCGAGACGCCGACCTCGCGGGCCACGTCCGACACGCGGCGTTCGCGCCAGATGAACGGTTCGAAGAACTGCCGGGTATATGCGTCGGCCAGGACGCGCGCCGCCGCCGGGTCGTCCAGCCGCTGCCACGCTCCCAGGCTAGGTGAATCGGACGGTGTCATGTTCACCAGCATACCGGCCACGCTGCGCTCTATGGGGTCTTTATGTTCCGGTTGCTGAGCGTTCCCGCCTTCTTTCCCCTGTGGCTCGGACAGGTGATCTCGCAGATCGGCGACCGGGCACTGGGCCTGGCGCTGGGGTTCTTCGTGTTCAAGGAAACCGGTTCCGTGACCGCCACGGCGCTGCTGGCGTTGTCGGTGTACCTGCCGGGCCTGCTGTTCGGTTCCTTCGCCGGGGTCCTGACGGACCGCTGGGATCGCCGACGCGTCCTGATCATCAGCCAGATCCTGCAGGGAGCCGTGATGTTGCTCTTGCTGCTGGCCACCCAACCAGGGTGGCTGTGGGTCGCGTACGCCGTGACCTTCGCCGAATTGACCCTGAGCCTGGTCGCCATGCCCGCCGGCGCGGCGCTGCTGCCCTCTCTGGTCGGCGAGGAGCGGCTGGGCCGCGCGAACGCCACCCTGTCGGTCGGCACCACGGTGGCCCGCCTGCTGGGGCCGCCACTGGGGGGCGTGCTGGTGGCCTCGGCGGGAGTGCGCGGCGTGGTGATCTTCGACACCCTGACCTTCCTGGGCGCGGCGCTGTGCTTCATGCGGCTGCCCCGGGTTCCTGTGACACAGTCTGTGTCAGACACGGCTCCGGACACGCTCATCGGTTCGTGGCGAGCACTGGCCACCGAGTGGCGTGCGGGGCTGCACGTGATCCGGCACAACCGCGTCATCCTGGGCCTGCTCGTGGTGCTGGGCCTGACCAGTCTGGGCGGCACCCTGATCGATTCCGCCTATATGCCCTTCGTGCAGGGTGTACTGCACGCAGACGCTGCCCAGGTGGGCCTGCTGAGCACCGTCATGGGGGCCAGCACCCTGCTGGGTGGTGTGATCGCCAGCTGGGCCGTCGGGCGGCTGCCCCTGGCGCGGCTGGCGGCTGGCGGCACCCTGCTGGTGGGCGCGCTGATGCTGCTGATGTATACGCAGACCTCCCTGACAGTCATGTTCGCCGTCACGGCCGTGCTGGGCGTGCCGATGGTGGTCTCAAACGTGGCCACCTCGACGCTGGTGCAACTGGCCACGCCAGACGCGTACCGGGGCCGGGTGTACGGGGCGCTGGGCACCACCACCGCGCTCGCCGGCGTCATCGCCACCGGCGGAGCGGCCCTGATCGGCGCTCAGATCGGCCCGGTACGCCTTCTGACCGTAGCCGGCGGCCTCACCCTGCTGGGCGCTGTGGCGGCCACGGTGTTGCTGCGGCCCCCCAGCGCTCCAGTTGGGGATCGGCACGCCGTGGGCACGCCAGGCGAGGACGCGACCACATGAGGCGGCGTAGTGGCCCAGCCGAGCATGCTCGGCTGGGCCACTACCTCCTGACATGCGTTGTCAGGGCTTCAAGGCCCAGGGCCGCCCCTCCTCCCAGGTCAGGACGGCAGCGTGCAGTTGCCGGCGGGTGTGTTGAGCGTCCCAGGCATGAAAGATCAGGACGTCCTGGCCCTCCAGGGTGGTGGCGCTGGCGTGGCCAGGACCGATCAGCGTTCCGGCGGTCCGCAGCACATTCGCGCCCTCCAGCGGTTCGGTCCAGGGACCGAGTGGGTGATCGGCTACCGCGTGTCCGACGCCGTAGGTTTCGTTGGTCCACGCCCCACCGGAGTACAGCAGGTGAAATTGACCGTTGCGAAAGAGCACGAAAGCACCTTCCAGGGTATGCCAGTCGTACACCTCACCGTACATTGACCGTCCCGCCTGGTAACGTTGCCACTCGCTGCTGGCCCGCAGGATGGTCTGCGATTCGCCCAGCCGGGTCATGTCGTGCAGAGGAGCGACGGCCAGCACAGTGCCGGGGCGCTCACCGCCCAGATCATCACGCGCGAAGAACATCCACCACGTTCCGTCCGGGGCCCGGAAGGGGTGGGGATCGATGGCGAAGGGCTCGTCCGGTGTGAGATTCAGCCCCTGGTCCACGAAAGGACCGAGCGGGTGGGCCGCCGTTGCCACTCGCAGATGATGTCCCTGATCACCGTGACCAACCGAGTAGTACAGGTAAAAGGTATCGCCGTTACGCGCGACCTCCGGGGCCCAGTAATCCAGCCGCTCCGGTTGCAGCGGCTCCAGGACGCCGCCGTGCGAGGTCCAGTCCACCAGGTTCGGCGAGGACAGTACCTCGAAAGCCCGCGTGCCTGTCTCGCCGTTCAGGCCAGTGCCGTAGGCGTAATACGTGTCGCCGTCAAGCAGCACGAAGGGATCGGCAAAATAACCGGCATATAGGGGGCCGGACGGCAGCGAGGGAGAGGGGGGAGGGCGGCTCATGGGGTGGGTGCCCGCTGCGGCGCAAGGGTAGGCCCAGCCACCTGGACCCGGCCGCCGGAGAAGGTCACCGGGTCCAGCCGCAGGCTGCGGTATCCGCCCACCGCGTCCGAGGTGCGGCCCGCAGTCCAGGCGTGGTAAGCCAGCCACGTGCGGCCCGCGCCGTCGGTCACCACTGTCTGGTGGCCGGGCCCGGCCACCTCGCCCTTGCTGACCAGGATTGGATTTTCCGGAGCCTTCTTGTATGGCCCGGTCACGCGCGTTGCCGTCGCGTAACCTACCGCGTACAGGTCACTGTCGTATGGCCCGGCGGAGTACAGCAGGTAATACACGCCGCCTGCGCGGTACAGGGTGGGGGCTTCAATGACGTTGCCCTCCCACAGCTGGAAGTTCTGGATCAGGGTGCTGGCCTTTCCAGTCAGCTTCAGGCCGTCTGGACTGAGCGGCTGAAGGTAGAGGTTCGTGGCCTGGTTGCAGCAGTTGCCGTCGTTCTTCCACAGCAGGTAGCGTTTGCCGTCCGCATCCTTGAAAGGGCTGGCGTCGATGCTGCCGCCCTCAGCAAGCTGGCAGACCAGCGGCTTGCCGGAGGTGTCCCTGAACGGTCCCGCCGGCGAGGCCGCCGTCGCCACGCCGATGCACTGGCGGCCGCTGGCGTCGTCCTGGGCAGTGAAGTACAGCGCAAAGGTCTTGCCGATCTGAGTGACTTCGGGGGCCCAGGTCCGTCCGCCCCTGGTCCACTCGGGCAGCACCGGCATAGCGTCGCCGGCGGCCTCCCAGTGCACCAGATCCCGGCTGACCGCGTGCGGCACGTTGGCATTCGAGCTGTTGGTGGAATAGGCGTGGTAGACATTGCCGACGCGCAACAGGCCTGGATCGGGGAAGTTCTCGTCGAGGACTGGATTTCGGAAGGTGGCGGTGGGGGCCGGCGCGGGGCGGGCCGTCGCCGGGCCGCTCCCGCCCGCCAGCGTGGAACTGGAGAGCAGAGCGCCGGTCAGGCCCAGGCCCAGCAGCAGTGGAAAACGCGACATGGTTACTCCTTGAGACCGGTGGTGGACAGGCCCGATTCCAGAAAGCGCTGCGCCAGCAGGTAGGCGATCAGCGCGGGAACTGCCGCGAGGGTGGTGGCGGCCATCAACTTGCCGTACTCGGTCACGTAACGCTGCGAGAAGGTGGTGATGCCCACCGGCAACGTCATCTTGTCTACGTCCGTGACGGTGAACAGCGGCCACAGGAAGTTGTTCCACGATCCCATGAAGGCAAACACCGCCAGCGTCGCCAGAGAGGGAATACTCAGGGGCAAAATGATTCGCCACAGGATCTGCAGGCTGTTCGCGCCGTCGAGCCGCGCAGCCTCCTCCAGCTCGCGCGGAATGCCCATGAAGAACTGGCGCAGCAGGAACACGCCGAACACCCCACTCAGCCCCGGCCAGATCAGCGCGTGGTACGAGTTGATCCAGTTGAAATTGAGCATCATGATGTAGGTGGGAATCAGGGTCACGATGCCGGGGATCATCAGGCTGGACAGGATGAACCAGAACCAGGCGTTGCGCCCCGGGAAACGCATGCGCGCCAGCGGGTAGGCGGTCAGCGCACACAGCGCGACGTGCAACACGGTAAAGGCCAGGGCCACATACAGTGAATTGCCGGTCCAGCGCAGGATGTTGCCGTCCGGCGAGGTCAGCACCTCACGGTAATTGTCCAGGGTGGGCCGGCTGGGAATCCACTGTACCGGCAGTGAGATGGCGTCGGCCTCGGTCTTGAATGAGGTGGAGATCATCCAGTAGACCGGGGCCAGGAAGATGATCGCCAGCACGCACAGCAGCAGAAAGCGTGGGAGATCGCGCGGCATCCGGCGACGGCGCACACGGCGGACGGGGGCAGTCGTGGTCATCCCTCGTCCCCCTTCACGTCACGCGCCATCAGGCCGAACTGCGCGGCCGTGAAGATGAGCATGATCAGCCCGAAAGCGAAGCCCATGGCCGCGGCGCTGGAATACTGCGCGTTGGTGAAGCCTTCCTCGGTGATGTACTGGATCACGCTCTGTGTCGAGCGGCTCGGTCCGCCGTTGGTGATCAGCAGCGATTGTCCGAACAGTTGAAACGACGCCAGTGCCGTGGTGACGAACACGAACAGCGTGACCGGGGCCAGCAGAGGTATGGTAATGAACCGCAGGCTCTGCCACGGTGTGGCCCCATCCAGGGAGGCGGCCTCATACAGGCTGACGGGCACGTTGCCCAGCGCTGCTAAGTACAGCGTCATGTTGAAGCCCACGGTCCACCACACCGTTCCGACCACGATGGGCACCCAGGCCAACCCCTCGGTGGACAGCCAGGGAATCGGCGGGGCACTCGCCAGCACCATGCGTGCAGCATTGACCAGCCCGATCTGGTTGTCGAACATCCAGCGCCACAAAATACCCATCACCGAGACAGTCAGGATGCCCGGCATGAAGAACACAGCCCGGAAGAAGGTACGCCCGAAGATGGGCCGGTGCAGCAGCAGCGCCAGCCCCAGCGCGGCGATCAGCAACAGCGGCACGCTCACGATGGTGAAGAAGGTGGTGTTCCACAAGGTCTTCCAGAAGAAGTCGGCCTGTGGCGTGCCCGGTGTGAACAGGTTGCGGTAGAACTCGGATCCCACGAACGTTTTGACCGGATTGAGCAGATCCCAGCGGTGCAGGCTGATGTACAGCCCGTAACCGATGGGATACACAGTGAACAGGAAGAACAGCACCGCGTGGGGCAGCAGGTACAGGTACGGTTCCAGCGGGACGCGGCGGCGCGGAGTGGGAGCGGGGGCCGTGGTGGTCCGGGCGGGCGCCTGGGTGATGGTCATGGACGGGACACCTCTCGCGGGGGTGAGAGACCGACGAAGACAGCGGCCCGGCCCACCTTGCCTCCGGTGTCAGAGGGAAAGGGGCCGGGCCGCCGCTTGCCTTACTGGGCCGGCATTACTGGAAGTTCTTGCGGGCCTGCTCGATCTGCTTGTTGGACTCCTTCACGCCGTCGTTCAGGGCCTGCGAGACGGTCTTCTTGCCCAGGTAAGCGGCTTCCCATGCCTGATCGAATGGTGCCATCACCTGACCCACCCACGGGTAGCCGCTGGTGGCGTACACGCTGTCCAGGCGGTCAAAGATGCCGCTGATGGGTGCCTTTTCGAAAGTGGCATTCTTGGCGACGGCGGCCTGGGTGGGGAGGCTGCCGGTGCTGGTCCAGGTCAGGTTCTGCGCGGGCTGGCTCAGCCAAGCCATAAAGTCCAACGCAGCCTTGCGTTTATTGGCGTCGTAGCTGGAAGGCTGTTTGGGCAGGGTCAGGTGGCTGGATCCGCCCCAGGCCGCGTCCTTGACCGTTCCGCCCACGCGTGGCATGAAGGTCACGCCAAAGTTCATCTTCTGGCTCTCGAAACGGTCCAGGTACCACTGACCGCTGGGGAAGAAGCAGACCTTGCCCTGGCTGAAGGCGGCCAGTTCGGCTTCCTCGGTGCTGTTGGGACGCGCCACATGCTGCTTCTGCACCAGATCGACCAGGAACTGGACGGCGCTGATGGCCTGCGGCGAGTTGAAGGCCGCGTTCTGGTCCTTGTTCACCATCTGACCACCGTTCTGAAGGATGGCCGCGTAGGCGGCCCGGGCGCCCACCCAGTTGTTGTACAGGCTGATTCCCCAGGTGTCCAGGTTTTTGGGATCAAAGCCCGTCTGGCCCGCCTTCTTGCCGCTCTTGTCCACCGTGCAGGCCAGGGACGCCTTCAGGAGCTCATCGCGCGTGCGGGGCGGCTTGTTGGGGTCCAGCCCAGCCTTCTTCATCAGGTCTTTGTTGTAGAACATCACGTAGGCGACGCTGGAAATCGGCACCCCGTACGCCTGATCCTTGTAATCCGCCGTGGCGAACAGCGGCCCGAAGAACTTGGACTTGTCGATGCCCGCCCCCTTCAGCTCGGCAGGGGTCAGTGGCGAGACTGCGCCGCGCGCCACGAAACCAGTGATCTGGTCCTCATTGATTACCACCACGTCGGGGGCCTTGCCCGAGGCAACCAGGGCCGGGAGCTGCTGCCAAGTGGTGCCCCATGGCTGGGCCTGGGCCCGCACCTGAACGTTGGGGTGGCTGTCGTTGTACTTCTTGATCAGCCCTTCCATCACGGGCCGGTCCGGACCGGTAAACCCGTGCAAGAAGGTCAGGTTGACCTTGGGACCGGTGTAGCCCTGGGCGTTGGCCGGACCAGAGGAGACGGCGAAGGTGACGGCGGCGGTCAGCAGGACCAGACGGGACAGTGGTGTGCTCATTGGATCAAACCTCCAGTAAGTGGAAATCAAAGTCGGGAAGCCGGGCTTCCGAGACCGTAATGTCCTGAACGGTGTTGCGCGGTGGCAGCCTGAGAAACTTGCGTTGTGTGCAGCTCTCAAAGTACCTCACCACAAAATAGCCGTCAATCTTTTGATAACAGTTGAGGATAAGTGTAGTTTTCACTTTTCTTGCCATGTTCCTTGAGTTGCTCTAAATGTTTGCACCCCTCATTGACTTTTGAGGCCCGCAAGGTGCAGCCACACCGTTTGAGCAGATGTTTTCCCTGGGATGATCGAGCGTGGGGACCAGCCGCCTCTTGCGCTCACGTCATCCTCGGGAGACCGACGGACATTCTCCGGCTCCGCATCGCTCTTCAGGGCCTGCTCATGACACCTTGGCCCACCGCACCCGGCTTGCCTACGTCTAATCACCTCTAACAGAGTTTGTCTATCGTAAGGGTGAAAGAGATTGGGAAGAAACCATTCCTTAGCCTGAGCTGTTCCGCCCTGTCCTGCACGCCCGTCCTGTTGTCCTGCCTTGGAGATTCCATGAACACCCCATCCCCCCATCCCCGGCCTCAGCTCCAGCGCCCAACCTGGCGCAGCCTCGACGGCGAGTG includes:
- a CDS encoding ABC transporter substrate-binding protein, translated to MSTPLSRLVLLTAAVTFAVSSGPANAQGYTGPKVNLTFLHGFTGPDRPVMEGLIKKYNDSHPNVQVRAQAQPWGTTWQQLPALVASGKAPDVVVINEDQITGFVARGAVSPLTPAELKGAGIDKSKFFGPLFATADYKDQAYGVPISSVAYVMFYNKDLMKKAGLDPNKPPRTRDELLKASLACTVDKSGKKAGQTGFDPKNLDTWGISLYNNWVGARAAYAAILQNGGQMVNKDQNAAFNSPQAISAVQFLVDLVQKQHVARPNSTEEAELAAFSQGKVCFFPSGQWYLDRFESQKMNFGVTFMPRVGGTVKDAAWGGSSHLTLPKQPSSYDANKRKAALDFMAWLSQPAQNLTWTSTGSLPTQAAVAKNATFEKAPISGIFDRLDSVYATSGYPWVGQVMAPFDQAWEAAYLGKKTVSQALNDGVKESNKQIEQARKNFQ